The genomic interval CGGGGAAAAAGGCCCGCCGCAGGCGCAACCCCGCCCCCGACCCCCACCCCGCACCCACCAAGACGTGCCGCCCCCGCCCCCAGGGCTGATCATCGAAAGATGGACGACACCCTTCACCTCGCGCAGCAGCCCGACGCCGACGCCCTCCTCACCCGCAGCCCCCTCGCCACCCTCACCGGCATGCTCCTCGACCAGCAGATCCCCATGGAGTGGGCCTTCTCCGGCCCGTACACGATCGCGACGCGGATGGGCCACGACGACCTGGACGCCCACGAGATCGCCGCGTACGACCCCGAGGCGTTCGCCGCGCTGCTGTCGGAGAAGCCGGCCGTGCACCGCTACCCGGGGTCGATGGCCAAGCGGGTCCAGCAGCTGTGCCAGTACCTCGTGGAGCACTACGACGGGGACGCGAGCGCGGTGTGGCGTGACGTGGACAGCGGGAAGGAGCTCCTGGGGCGGCTGAAGGCGCTGCCCGGGTTCGGTGAGCAGAAGGCCCGGATCTTCCTGGCGCTGCTGGGCAAGCGGCTGGGGGTGCGCCCGGAGGGCTG from Streptomyces albireticuli carries:
- a CDS encoding HhH-GPD-type base excision DNA repair protein, whose amino-acid sequence is MDDTLHLAQQPDADALLTRSPLATLTGMLLDQQIPMEWAFSGPYTIATRMGHDDLDAHEIAAYDPEAFAALLSEKPAVHRYPGSMAKRVQQLCQYLVEHYDGDASAVWRDVDSGKELLGRLKALPGFGEQKARIFLALLGKRLGVRPEGWREAAGAYGEEGSYRSVADITGPGSLTKVRAHKQEMKRAAKAAKEAGGAKG